A single genomic interval of Rosistilla ulvae harbors:
- the epmA gene encoding EF-P lysine aminoacylase EpmA: MIEPPFQSTAAIETLRQRAAILRSIRGFFDDAGFFEVQTPTLSSETMVDLHIDPVTVAREALQLSLPHAHNDLYLQSSPEFAMKRLLACGADAIYQICPAFRAGERGTNHNPEFTMLEWYRMGDRFEEGIQLLAQLVDRVTDRPACQQMTYQAAFEAFAQFDPLTATLPQLRADSSRLGIDLTGLDFEHVDDWLNLIFDHAVVPNLGRGQPTILTHYPSSQAALALICRDDPRTAERFELFIDGIELANGYGELLDAEELLRRCDENNTARMKMGKLGLPMPRQLYRAMQHGISTCSGCALGVDRFVAVLLGKRELSETLTFPIDRA; this comes from the coding sequence GTGATCGAGCCTCCTTTTCAATCGACCGCCGCGATCGAGACGCTTCGCCAGCGGGCGGCGATCCTGCGGTCGATCCGCGGCTTTTTTGACGACGCTGGATTTTTCGAAGTCCAGACGCCGACGCTGTCGTCCGAAACGATGGTCGATCTACATATCGATCCCGTTACGGTCGCTCGCGAGGCGCTGCAGTTGTCGCTGCCTCATGCGCACAACGATCTGTATCTGCAGAGCTCGCCCGAATTTGCGATGAAGCGATTGTTGGCCTGCGGAGCCGATGCGATCTACCAGATCTGCCCCGCTTTTCGAGCGGGAGAACGGGGGACGAACCACAATCCAGAGTTCACGATGCTGGAGTGGTACCGCATGGGAGACCGCTTCGAAGAGGGGATCCAGCTTCTGGCGCAGCTTGTCGACCGGGTGACCGATCGCCCCGCGTGCCAACAGATGACGTATCAGGCGGCGTTTGAGGCGTTCGCCCAATTCGATCCGCTGACCGCAACGCTGCCTCAGTTGCGGGCAGATTCTAGCCGGCTGGGGATCGATCTCACCGGACTCGATTTCGAGCACGTCGACGACTGGTTAAATCTGATCTTCGACCACGCCGTCGTTCCCAATCTGGGACGCGGCCAGCCGACGATCCTGACGCATTACCCCAGCTCGCAAGCTGCCCTGGCGTTGATCTGCCGCGACGATCCGCGGACGGCGGAGCGGTTCGAGCTGTTTATCGACGGGATCGAACTCGCTAACGGCTACGGCGAACTGCTGGATGCCGAAGAACTGCTGCGTCGCTGCGACGAAAACAACACGGCTCGCATGAAAATGGGGAAGCTGGGCCTGCCGATGCCCCGGCAACTTTATAGAGCTATGCAGCACGGCATCTCCACCTGCTCCGGATGCGCTCTGGGCGTCGACCGCTTCGTCGCCGTCCTGCTCGGCAAACGAGAGCTTTCTGAAACGCTGACTTTCCCGATCGATCGCGCTTAG